The Amblyomma americanum isolate KBUSLIRL-KWMA chromosome 3, ASM5285725v1, whole genome shotgun sequence genome window below encodes:
- the LOC144125150 gene encoding uncharacterized protein LOC144125150 encodes MKPTLLFAVAAILVLTLPQEADSLFLSSLALLPVSAIVSLGGFVGLKLAIAMKILGMLGWFDVSRYGVGLRASIDDDKLPDRVVPLPKPRNIFPGPTISVPVAMLPYFIGGKFKGPSAIRLPVKDFMMLANQSVQFDSPSVRFSSDGAASVKGTKGSSLHASGKLKSPLVNVEARKTAMLRGRRSIESDPNVIKQAVRLVRQLDTDSCILRLSCEVSAEPSTYGEYGRRVADFVNGLGPVGRNSVFADFEQAHMQGAYAGMAGCKRAYSKCKVDLRALVALVESS; translated from the exons ATGAAGCCGACTCTGCTGTTCGCCGTCGCAGCCATCCTTGTGCTGACGCTGCCTCAGGAAGCCGACTCCTTGTTCCTGAGCAGTCTGGCCCTGCTTCCCGTCTCCGCTATCGTGAGTCTCGGCGGCTTCGTTGGTCTCAAGCTCGCCATCGCCATGAAGATTCTCGGCATGCTGGGCTGGTTTGATGTGAGTCGGTACGGGGTGGGCCTCCGGGCGTCCATAGACGACGACAAGCTGCCCGATCGCGTGGTCCCGCTGCCCAAGCCCCGGAACATTTTCCCTGGCCCAACGATCTCGGTGCCCGTCGCCATGCTGCCGTATTTCATCGGAGGCAAGTTCAAGGGGCCAAGCGCGATCCGACTCCCGGTCAAGGACTTCATGATGCTGGCGAACCAGTCCGTTCAGTTTGACTCGCCCAGTGTAAGGTTTTCCTCCGATGGCGCAGCTAGCGTCAAGGGAACAAAGGGATCTTCACTTCACGCCTCCGGAAAGCTGAAGAGCCCATTGGTCAACGTTGAAGCTCGAAAGACTGCCATGCTGCGA GGTCGACGCAGCATTGAGAGTGATCCGAATGTGATCAAGCAAGCCGTCCGCCTGGTGCGGCAGCTGGACACGGACAGCTGCATCCTGCGTCTGTCGTGCGAGGTCAGCGCCGAACCCTCGACCTATGGCGAGTACGGGCGCCGCGTCGCTGACTTCGTGAACGGCCTGGGCCCCGTCGGGAGGAACTCTGTCTTCGCTGACTTCGAGCAGGCGCACATGCAGGGCGCCTACGCAGGCATGGCTGGATGCAAGAGGGCCTACTCCAAGTGCAAGGTCGACCTACGGGCGCTGGTAGCCCTCGTGGAGTCCTCGTAG